The Gemmatimonadota bacterium DNA window CTCAGTCGGTCAGAGCACCGGACTCATAATCCGAGGGTCGCAGGTTCGAGTCCTGCCGGGCCCATTCCACTCCACGTCCGCACCGCGGCGCCACGTGCCGGCTCACTCCTCCGGCGTGGGAGGTTTGCGCATGTCCTTCGTGCGCCCCCGCCGCCGCTTCTCCTCCCGGCGCCTCGCCTTCTCGGCGGCCGGCACGCGGGTGCGCTTCCGTGGCGTCGGCGGACGGCTCCGCTCCTCGAGGCGCCGTCTGAGCTCCGTGAGCGCCGTGCGCAGGTTCCGGTGCTGGCTGCGCGACGTACGAGCGGTCACGGTGATGCCGCTCGGCGCGTGGACGAGCCGCACGCCGGACTCGGTCCGGTTCTGGTGCTGCCCACCCTTGCCGCCCGCGCGGAACGTGTCCACGCGGCACTCCGCCAGCAGCGCCTCGTCGTCGGGAGGCGGTGGAGCAGGAGGAACGGCGCTTGCGGTGTCGTCCGTCATCGACGCGCTCCCGACGCGGAGGCCGAACGCGCTGCGGCCCCGGGAGGGCGCGCGCGTGGGGGATCGTTCCCCAGGGTCCAAGGTATTGGTGGGCACACGAAACGCACACGCGGGACGCCGATCATGAGCGGAGAATCCGGGCTCCCCCGACCCTGGCTGGAAGGGCATCCGGGCGCACGCGCCCTGCTGCTCGGCGCGTGTGTGGTCGTCGTGGTCGGGGGTCTGCGGGTCGCCGCCCCGATCCTCGTCCCGTTCGCCCTGGCGCTGTTCCTGACCGTGCTGTCCCTTCCGCTGCTGCTCGGGTTGCGCCGGCGTCGGGTGCCGGGCTTCCTGGCGGTCACGGTGACCGTCCTGGTCAACGCCGCGGTCTTCGGTGTGATCGTGCTGCTGGCCATCCAGGCCGTGACCGACCTGCAGGACCGCTTCCCGCGGTACTCCAGCCGCTTCAAGGGGCTGTGGGCGGTCTGGACGGACGCGCTCCAGACCCGTGGCGTACCGGTTCCCGACCAGCTGTCGCCGGATCCCTCGTCCGTCTTCGGTCTCATCAGCAGCGCGCTGCAGGGTGCCGCGTCGGTCGTATCGGGCACGTTCCTGGTGCTCATCATCCTCGTCTTCATCCTGAGCGAGGCGACCGTCTTCCCGCAGAAGTTCCGCGCGATCTTCCGCCGCGACCCCGGGCCCTCGCGCGGGCGCATGCAGAAGACGATCAAGGAGGTCCAGGACTACCTGGGGATCAAGACGTTGGTGAGCCTGACCACCGGGATCCTGATCGGTCTGTGGGCGTGGGCCTCCGGTCTCGATTTCCCCGTCATGCTCGGGCTCGTCGGGTTCCTGCTCAACTTCATCCCCACCGTCGGGTCCGTGCTGGCGTCGATTCCCGCGGTCTTCCTGGCGCTCATCCAGTACTCGATCGGCCACGCGGCCCTCGTCGCCGTCGGCTACCTGGTCATCAACGTCGTGCTGGGCAACTTCATCGAGCCCA harbors:
- a CDS encoding peptide chain release factor-like protein translates to MTDDTASAVPPAPPPPDDEALLAECRVDTFRAGGKGGQHQNRTESGVRLVHAPSGITVTARTSRSQHRNLRTALTELRRRLEERSRPPTPRKRTRVPAAEKARRREEKRRRGRTKDMRKPPTPEE
- a CDS encoding AI-2E family transporter → MSGESGLPRPWLEGHPGARALLLGACVVVVVGGLRVAAPILVPFALALFLTVLSLPLLLGLRRRRVPGFLAVTVTVLVNAAVFGVIVLLAIQAVTDLQDRFPRYSSRFKGLWAVWTDALQTRGVPVPDQLSPDPSSVFGLISSALQGAASVVSGTFLVLIILVFILSEATVFPQKFRAIFRRDPGPSRGRMQKTIKEVQDYLGIKTLVSLTTGILIGLWAWASGLDFPVMLGLVGFLLNFIPTVGSVLASIPAVFLALIQYSIGHAALVAVGYLVINVVLGNFIEPTLLGRRLGLSSLVVILSLLFWGWVWGPVGMLLAVPLTMVIKIMLENTEDLRWAAILLDKSPPPRAARPARPVDAALPGAAQAPAANGAPLTPAGSDAA